One stretch of Caloenas nicobarica isolate bCalNic1 chromosome 4, bCalNic1.hap1, whole genome shotgun sequence DNA includes these proteins:
- the LONRF1 gene encoding LON peptidase N-terminal domain and RING finger protein 1, with product MAFSPVAVGSEVSPEPGGSGSPGEEADGEREPLPRLAERLVPGSRLKEVVGASLASLCLGPLAGPQRLGTLVDCLVLKYRLWQGLGWSRDRGAAAEGGGAAEGPLRCCGCGRFLSEPVTVPCGHTYCRRCLRRELRARCRRCRDWLLPAGGTSTAAAPLRTSVVLNQLAEKWFPGECERARTGSRLEELLAKGRCREALGAASQALRADSSDLMLRIYRAESYVGLQEYKAAIEDLNFVISKMPNWPEVYFRKGKALQDSGFVRDALQLFLQCLALDEDFLPAKLEVEKMLCDVLSPEKLGESLKESAWNSPHIRNKPFVLGSEMTESYCNSQLCPEQSLGASDVLEPVSGSLNRAQSAHALNSTKDLAKEDGLKRVSSEPLLSGQEKGALLKRKLSFSEQDTVVCEDGRNKHKKQGESAKRDVTLAFGTIPGDLIDVSDFECSLCMRLFFEPVTTPCGHTFCKGCLERCLDHAPQCPLCKESLKEYLASRKYSITELLEELIMKYLSDELYERKRIHAEETAEHSNLTKNVPMFVCTMAYPTVPCPLHVFEPRYRLMIRRSMETGTKQFGMCISDSQNGFADYGCMLQIRNVHFLPDGRSVVDTVGGRRFRVLRRGMKDGYCTADIEYLEDVKVADEEQLKKLRELHNFVYNQACSWFQNLRNKFRTQILQHFGPMPDREENIQAMPNGPAWCWWLLAVLPVDPRYQLSVLSMMSLKDRLIKIQHILTYFSRDQSK from the exons ATGGCGTTCTCTCCCGTGGCCGTGGGCTCGGAGGTCTCACCGGAGCCGGGCGGCAGCGGGAGCCCGGGCGAGGAAGCGGATGGAGAGCGGGAGCCGCTGCCGCGGCTGGCCGAGAGGCTGGTGCCCGGGAGCCGCCTGAAGGAAGTGGTGGGCGCGTCCTTGGCGTCGCTCTGCCTCGGCCCCCTGGCCGGACCCCAGCGCCTCGGGACCCTCGTGGACTGCCTGGTGCTGAAGTACCGCCtgtggcaggggctgggctggagccgggaccgcggggcggcggcggagggcgGGGGCGCGGCCGAGGGGCCGCTGCGCTGCTGCGGCTGCGGCAGGTTCCTGAGCGAGCCGGTGACCGTCCCGTGCGGGCACACCTACTGCCGCCGCTGTCTCCGGAGGGAGCTGCGggcccgctgccgccgctgccgggaCTGGCTGCTGCCGGCGGGGGGCACCAGCACGGCCGCTGCCCCGCTGCGGACCAGCGTCGTCCTCAACCAGCTGGCGGAGAAGTGGTTCCCGGGCGAGTGCGAGAGGGCGAGGACCGGGAGccggctggaggagctgctggccaAGGGCCGCTGCCGAGAGGCTCTGGGCGCCGCCAGCCAGGCCCTGCGAGCGG attcCAGTGACTTGATGCTAAGAATTTACAGAGCTGAGTCGTATGTTGGCCTCCAAGAATATAAAGCAGCCATAGAAGATCTAAATTTTGTTATTTCTAAAATGCCAAATTGGCCAGAG GTCTACTTCCGGAAAGGAAAAGCGCTGCAAGACTCTGGCTTTGTACGCGATGCCTTACAACTGTTTCTACAGTGCTTAGCCCTTGATGAGGACTTCCTTCCAGCCAAGCTAGAAGTAGAAAag ATGTTGTGTGATGTGCTGTCACCAGAGAAGTTAGGAGAGAGTCTGAAGGAATCTGCTTGGAATTCACCACATATTCGAAATAAACCTTTTGTACTTGGTTCTGAGATGACTGAGTCTTACTGCAACTCACAGCTTTGTCCTGAGCAG AGTTTAGGAGCATCAGATGTACTGGAGCCTGTCAGTGGAAGCTTAAATCGTGCACAGTCTGCCCATGCTCTTAACTCAACAAAAGACCTTGCCAAGGAAGATGGTTTAAAGAGAGTGTCTTCTGAACCCCTTCTCTCTGGCCAAGAAAAAGGTGCTTTGTTGAAAAGAAAGCTTTCCTTTTCAGAGCAGGATACAGTTGTATGTGAAGatggaagaaacaaacacaaaaagcaagGAG AAAGTGCAAAAAGGGATGTGACACTGGCTTTTGGAACAATTCCAGGGGATTTGATTGATGTGTCAGATTTTGAGTGCTCTCTGTGTATGAG GCTATTCTTTGAGCCAGTGACAACCCCTTGTGGACATACTTTTTGCAAAGGTTGCTTGGAACGGTGTTTAGACCATGCTCCTCAGTGTCCACTCTGTAAGGAGAGTTTGAAGGAG TACCTCgcaagcagaaaatacagcatcACAGAACTGCTGGAGgaattaataatgaaatatttgtctGATGAATTatatgagagaaaaagaattcaTGCTGAAGAAACCGCTGAACACTCAAA CTTGACCAAGAATGTTCCAATGTTTGTTTGCACTATGGCATATCCTACTGTGCCTTGTCCTCTGCATGTGTTTGAGCCAAGATACCGACTAATGATTCGCAGAAGTATGGAAACTGGAACTAAACAGTTTGGGATGTGTATAAGTGATTCTCAAAATGG TTTTGCAGATTATGGATGCATGCTGCAAATTAGGAATGTTCATTTTCTACCTGATGGACGGTCTGTTGTTGATACAGTTGGTGGAAGGAGATTTAGAGTTTTACGGAGAGGGATGAAAGATGGTTATTGCACTGCAGACATCGAATATTTGGAAGATGTTAAG GTTGCTGATGAAGAACAACTAAAGAAACTGAGAGAACTTCACAACTTTGTTTACAATCAGGCCTGCAGTTGGTTCCAAAACTTAAGAAACAAATTTCGCACTCAAATTCTTCAGCACTTTGGGCCAATGCCTGACAGGGAGGAAAATATACAG gcaaTGCCCAATGGTCCTGCTTGGTGTTGGTGGCTTCTAGCTGTTCTTCCAGTAGACCCCAGATATCAGCTGTCAGTTCTCTCCATGATGTCTTTAAAAGACCGTCTGATAAAAATCCAACATATACTCACATATTTTTCTAGAGACCAGTCCAAGTGA